Proteins encoded within one genomic window of Synechococcus sp. PCC 7335:
- a CDS encoding LuxR C-terminal-related transcriptional regulator, translating into MTDTASRQNLDASRLLFDLKRCGELVNRFTGWLDAEAIAACTTDGLIEIFDCAFARIWLVEDNRKALRLVASSGLYTRLDGSFAQVPMGAFKVGKIAQHCIPFLSNALSEEDWVKDREWAIKNRIQGFAGLPLIAKQQAIGVLAIFSHNVMAPELLEVFQIMSLSVAGTLASALNHQEAMRLMQPHEQSQRLLPSVYLSEQIAAILGPQRLSLLGVEHPLEPEISQVLLLVVRHLNQQTCQYCRLVYESESVFLEAMLSVEASGDVIEQNNQPLILLSRELRALSIEIERLGGRVRTQIGHDRTVAEVRWQIPRSKQSAERFAELSFEQAFGQAFAQAAPLKVSTLNNSSPQHNSSPQPLSKESPLSAREQEVIMLLAQGLRDREISKQLFISERTVKFHTRNMLGKLGVRTRTQAVFRATKQGWL; encoded by the coding sequence GTGACTGATACTGCATCCCGTCAAAATTTGGATGCGTCTAGGTTGCTGTTCGATCTCAAGCGATGCGGCGAGCTGGTAAATCGCTTTACCGGATGGCTAGATGCAGAGGCGATCGCCGCTTGCACAACAGATGGCCTGATTGAAATCTTTGACTGTGCCTTTGCTAGGATTTGGCTAGTTGAAGATAATCGCAAGGCTTTACGGCTAGTTGCCTCTTCTGGACTGTATACCCGGTTAGATGGCTCATTCGCTCAGGTCCCTATGGGTGCTTTTAAAGTTGGAAAAATCGCCCAGCACTGCATTCCATTTTTGAGCAACGCGCTTTCTGAAGAAGATTGGGTGAAGGATAGAGAATGGGCGATCAAAAACAGAATTCAAGGATTTGCGGGACTGCCACTGATCGCCAAGCAGCAGGCAATTGGCGTACTTGCTATTTTTAGTCACAACGTAATGGCACCTGAATTACTAGAGGTATTTCAGATAATGAGTCTATCGGTTGCAGGTACCCTAGCTAGTGCACTCAATCATCAAGAGGCGATGCGATTAATGCAGCCTCATGAACAGTCTCAAAGACTGCTGCCCTCTGTTTATCTATCAGAACAAATAGCAGCAATCCTGGGGCCGCAAAGGCTGAGCCTATTAGGGGTGGAACATCCGCTAGAACCCGAAATTAGTCAGGTACTGCTTCTAGTTGTCAGACATCTCAATCAACAAACTTGCCAGTATTGTCGTTTGGTTTATGAAAGTGAGAGTGTCTTTCTAGAGGCAATGCTGTCAGTTGAAGCCAGTGGTGATGTGATTGAACAGAACAACCAGCCCTTAATTCTTTTGAGTCGAGAACTTAGAGCGCTTTCTATTGAAATTGAACGCTTGGGGGGAAGGGTACGAACTCAGATCGGTCACGATAGAACGGTAGCAGAGGTACGATGGCAAATACCACGCTCAAAGCAGTCCGCAGAACGGTTTGCTGAACTATCGTTTGAACAGGCGTTTGGACAGGCGTTTGCGCAGGCTGCGCCTTTGAAGGTGTCTACTCTAAATAATTCCTCACCTCAACATAATTCCTCACCTCAACCGCTGTCGAAGGAGTCGCCTTTGTCTGCTAGAGAGCAGGAGGTGATTATGTTGTTAGCTCAGGGGTTGCGCGATCGCGAAATCTCCAAACAGCTATTTATCAGTGAGCGCACTGTCAAGTTTCACACCAGAAACATGTTGGGAAAGCTAGGCGTTAGAACTCGAACCCAGGCCGTTTTCAGGGCTACCAAACAAGGCTGGCTATAG
- a CDS encoding Nit6803 family nitrilase: MDYSKTVKAAAVQLSPVLHSQSGTVEKVLKAIGEAAKEGVDLIVFPETFIPYYPYFSFVLPPVLMGKEHMRLYEEAVVVPGPVTDAVGQAARVHQMVIVLGVNERDKGSLYNTQLVFDATGECVLKRRKLTPTYHERMVWGQGDGSGLQVCETAVGRLGTLACWEHYNPLARYSLMTGHEQIHCGQFPGSMVGDIFSEQTEVTMRHHALESGCFVVNSTGWLSPAQVEQIAPTEALQKVLQGGCYTTIISPEGVHLAEPIREGEGMAIASLDFSLITKRKRMMDSVGHYARPDLLQLKINTSAYSAINQVTHEKRDSQPLDSSAVEGLEGLQEDADYSVGIPISSNSSDSSTRRLERLSSKSND; encoded by the coding sequence ATGGATTACTCTAAAACAGTAAAAGCTGCCGCCGTACAGCTTTCACCTGTGTTACATAGTCAGTCGGGTACGGTAGAAAAAGTGCTCAAGGCGATTGGTGAAGCTGCCAAAGAAGGCGTAGATCTGATTGTTTTTCCTGAGACCTTTATCCCTTACTATCCTTACTTCTCTTTTGTGCTGCCGCCCGTGCTGATGGGCAAAGAACATATGAGACTCTATGAGGAGGCAGTAGTTGTCCCGGGTCCTGTGACTGACGCAGTTGGTCAGGCAGCTCGCGTACATCAGATGGTAATTGTTCTAGGCGTGAACGAAAGGGATAAGGGCTCACTTTACAACACTCAGCTCGTTTTCGACGCAACAGGTGAGTGTGTGTTGAAGCGCCGGAAGCTAACACCGACCTATCACGAACGGATGGTATGGGGACAGGGCGATGGGTCTGGGTTGCAGGTGTGTGAGACAGCAGTTGGACGATTGGGTACGTTGGCCTGTTGGGAGCATTACAATCCGCTTGCCCGCTATAGTCTGATGACAGGGCATGAACAAATTCACTGCGGCCAGTTTCCTGGCTCAATGGTGGGTGATATTTTCAGTGAACAAACTGAAGTGACAATGCGTCATCACGCTCTAGAGTCAGGCTGTTTTGTTGTGAATTCGACGGGCTGGCTATCGCCTGCGCAGGTAGAACAGATTGCGCCGACTGAGGCGTTACAAAAGGTACTGCAAGGTGGGTGCTATACGACGATTATTAGTCCGGAAGGGGTCCATTTAGCAGAGCCGATTCGAGAAGGAGAGGGCATGGCGATCGCTAGCCTAGATTTCTCTTTGATCACCAAACGTAAGCGTATGATGGATTCTGTGGGTCACTATGCGAGACCCGATCTGCTCCAGCTCAAGATCAATACATCTGCCTACTCAGCTATCAACCAGGTTACTCATGAGAAGAGGGACTCGCAGCCTTTAGACTCTTCTGCAGTAGAAGGACTTGAAGGTCTTCAAGAAGACGCTGACTATTCTGTTGGAATCCCTATTTCTTCAAATAGTTCCGATTCTTCTACCCGTCGCCTAGAGCGGCTCTCTTCAAAGAGCAACGACTAA
- a CDS encoding MSMEG_0572/Sll0783 family nitrogen starvation response protein, with protein MPAVTTPAHQSGDFFVDYEEKVFPDVQAEPGEKALVTFHTVAFEGSIGLVNLLQVSRLISKGFETSVLLYGPGVTLGVQRGFPKLGDEAFPGHMAMNNRVEKVIADGAKVYACRFALQALYGHGEPSLIPGITPINPKDVLDIVLMHRKEGAFILDTWTM; from the coding sequence ATGCCAGCTGTAACAACGCCAGCGCATCAGAGTGGTGACTTTTTTGTAGATTATGAAGAGAAAGTATTTCCTGATGTTCAGGCAGAACCTGGCGAAAAGGCACTAGTAACCTTTCATACGGTTGCGTTTGAAGGTTCTATTGGACTAGTGAATCTGTTGCAAGTTAGCCGTCTGATTAGCAAAGGATTCGAGACTTCTGTATTGTTGTACGGGCCTGGGGTAACGCTAGGTGTACAGCGCGGCTTTCCTAAGTTGGGGGATGAGGCCTTCCCTGGACATATGGCCATGAACAATCGGGTTGAAAAGGTGATTGCAGATGGGGCTAAGGTCTATGCCTGTCGGTTCGCGCTGCAGGCATTGTACGGGCACGGTGAGCCTTCTTTGATTCCTGGCATTACGCCCATTAACCCCAAAGATGTTTTAGATATCGTACTCATGCATCGTAAAGAAGGTGCGTTTATATTAGATACTTGGACGATGTAG
- a CDS encoding MSMEG_0568 family radical SAM protein — translation MRSSLLSAEPLNAQHIITDLQSRGLNLATSEIGAAGRKGGAGPSDHKAVTIGRTTVMVPVYTDGAAQSPYRVDIDSSTGQSYLAKNNQVISPLDFPRQPKFYGLHTADGIPYSKIALLHSNNVLATTVLQACIRYENRKTACQFCAIGQSLESDRTIAKKTPEQLAEVAEAAVRLDQVEHMIMTTGTPNTTDRGAAYLTDCAQAIKAKVSLPIQAQCEPPDDFRWFDRMHSAGIDSLGMHLEAADPTVRARIMPGKAKVPLSYYFEAFSAAVKVFGRGQVSTYLLAGLGDSKDTLLSVSERLIQLGVYPFVVPFVPIVGTPLAQTPPPDSGLMFELYQRIAQMLRDANLLSSEMKAGCAKCGACSALSNFEQSNFE, via the coding sequence ATGCGAAGTAGTCTGCTATCCGCTGAGCCATTAAACGCACAACATATCATTACTGACCTGCAATCTAGAGGGCTCAACCTAGCGACATCTGAGATAGGGGCAGCCGGACGAAAAGGCGGTGCGGGTCCTTCTGATCATAAAGCGGTAACGATTGGCCGGACAACTGTAATGGTGCCTGTTTACACTGATGGTGCAGCCCAGTCTCCCTACCGAGTAGATATTGATTCCTCAACCGGTCAGTCTTATTTAGCAAAGAACAATCAAGTGATTAGTCCGCTTGACTTTCCACGTCAGCCTAAGTTTTACGGTTTGCACACCGCTGATGGCATCCCCTACTCGAAGATCGCGCTGTTGCATAGCAACAATGTACTAGCAACAACAGTTTTGCAAGCCTGCATTCGATACGAGAATCGTAAAACGGCCTGTCAGTTTTGTGCGATTGGTCAGTCTTTAGAAAGCGATCGCACGATTGCTAAGAAAACGCCTGAGCAACTAGCCGAAGTTGCTGAAGCTGCTGTTCGTCTTGACCAGGTAGAGCACATGATTATGACGACAGGCACCCCAAATACAACAGATAGAGGTGCCGCCTATCTAACCGACTGTGCTCAAGCCATCAAAGCAAAAGTCTCTTTGCCTATTCAGGCACAGTGCGAGCCGCCCGATGATTTTCGATGGTTTGATCGAATGCACTCGGCTGGGATAGATAGCTTAGGAATGCATCTAGAAGCCGCAGATCCGACAGTTCGAGCAAGAATCATGCCCGGAAAGGCAAAGGTGCCACTTAGCTACTATTTTGAAGCATTCTCGGCGGCTGTCAAAGTCTTTGGTCGAGGACAGGTAAGTACTTACTTGCTTGCAGGATTAGGTGATAGTAAGGATACTTTGCTTTCGGTGAGTGAGCGACTGATTCAGTTAGGCGTCTATCCATTTGTAGTGCCGTTTGTTCCGATTGTAGGCACGCCCTTGGCACAAACGCCTCCACCGGATAGTGGACTAATGTTTGAGCTTTATCAGCGCATTGCACAGATGCTGAGAGATGCGAATCTATTATCTAGCGAGATGAAAGCAGGGTGTGCGAAATGTGGGGCCTGCTCGGCTCTCTCTAACTTTGAGCAGTCTAACTTTGAGTAG
- a CDS encoding RluA family pseudouridine synthase, with protein sequence MGIERTVEAGAPERLDRWLADNVEAFSRNRVQQLIEQGAVSVNGEVCDRKKELVTAGDYIILSVPEAQPYELTPEDIPLDILYEDDQLLIVNKPAGMVVHPAPGHATGTLVHALLFYCGEQLTGVGGVQRPGIVHRLDKNTTGAMVVAKTETALCNLQQQIQAKTAKREYLGIVNGAPKAEQGTIDQPIGRHPKHRKKMSILPVESGGRTAITHWKTVERLGNYTLIHFQLETGRTHQIRVHSAYLGLPIIGDPDYGSTRFPGVKLPGQALHAFRLTLSHPITQAVVSAEAPLPDQWKILLGQLRSRLR encoded by the coding sequence TTGGGGATTGAGCGAACAGTTGAAGCCGGCGCGCCTGAGCGTTTGGACCGATGGCTAGCAGACAATGTTGAAGCGTTTTCTCGCAACCGAGTGCAGCAGCTCATAGAGCAGGGCGCAGTCTCTGTGAATGGGGAGGTATGCGATCGCAAGAAAGAACTGGTTACAGCAGGTGATTATATTATCTTGAGCGTTCCTGAAGCTCAGCCTTACGAACTGACCCCTGAAGATATTCCGCTCGATATTCTCTATGAAGACGATCAGCTCTTGATCGTCAACAAGCCTGCTGGTATGGTGGTTCACCCTGCGCCTGGTCACGCGACGGGTACGCTGGTTCATGCTTTGCTCTTTTACTGTGGTGAGCAGCTTACAGGGGTGGGAGGCGTTCAGCGCCCAGGCATTGTGCATCGGCTAGATAAGAACACAACTGGCGCGATGGTCGTCGCGAAAACTGAAACCGCGCTGTGTAACCTTCAGCAACAGATTCAGGCAAAAACTGCCAAACGTGAGTATCTAGGCATCGTCAACGGCGCACCGAAAGCAGAACAAGGAACGATTGATCAACCTATTGGTCGTCATCCAAAGCACCGCAAGAAAATGTCGATTCTGCCAGTAGAATCGGGCGGGCGCACTGCCATTACCCACTGGAAAACGGTGGAGCGACTAGGCAACTACACACTCATACATTTCCAGCTAGAAACCGGACGCACCCATCAGATTCGCGTTCATAGTGCCTATCTAGGCTTGCCAATAATTGGTGATCCAGACTATGGGTCCACTAGGTTCCCTGGCGTAAAGTTGCCAGGTCAGGCTTTGCATGCCTTTCGACTGACGCTAAGCCATCCGATAACGCAAGCAGTCGTGTCGGCTGAAGCGCCATTACCAGATCAATGGAAGATCCTATTGGGCCAGTTGCGATCGCGCCTGCGCTGA
- a CDS encoding MSMEG_0569 family flavin-dependent oxidoreductase — MSLSTTTHYPVVIVGGGQAGLSVSYCLKQRGIENIIFEKHSVAHSWEAKRWDSFCLVTPNWQCVLPGYAYSGDDPDGFMGKRKIVQYVQDYAQFFEANIREGVAVEKVEEEPSNAVFKVTTSAGIYTADQVVVATGGYHIPKIPTISEALPESVLQLHSSAYKKPADLPAGDVLVVGTGQSGCQIAEDLHLAGRQVHLCVGGAPRSPRQYRGKDVVEWLDQLGYYDITVDEHPQKEAVRKKTNHYVTGRGGGREIDLRQFATEGMRLYGKLKSIEGTRLTLKDDLKKNLDQADEVAESIKRTIDQYIEKNNIEAVVDPPYEPVWQPNDTPTLIDLEAAGINTVIWATGYHMDFSWIEIPAFDGKGYPTHQRGVTTVEGLYFIGLPWLYTWGSGRFSGVAHDAEHLADCIEHCIELRHRGLKLSQPGRYEAINEVAIGS; from the coding sequence ATGAGCTTATCAACGACTACGCACTATCCAGTTGTTATTGTTGGCGGTGGCCAAGCAGGGCTATCTGTCAGCTACTGCCTAAAGCAGCGAGGCATTGAAAATATCATCTTTGAGAAGCATAGCGTTGCTCATTCTTGGGAAGCTAAGCGATGGGATTCTTTCTGTCTAGTTACGCCTAATTGGCAGTGCGTACTACCAGGGTATGCGTATTCAGGTGACGACCCTGATGGCTTCATGGGAAAGCGTAAGATTGTTCAATATGTTCAAGATTATGCCCAGTTTTTTGAAGCTAACATTAGAGAAGGGGTTGCGGTAGAGAAAGTTGAGGAAGAACCCAGCAATGCTGTTTTCAAGGTAACGACCTCGGCAGGAATATATACAGCTGATCAGGTTGTCGTTGCGACAGGTGGATATCATATTCCTAAGATTCCGACTATAAGTGAGGCTTTACCTGAAAGTGTTTTACAGCTTCATTCTTCAGCATATAAGAAGCCAGCGGATCTACCGGCAGGAGATGTGCTAGTCGTAGGCACGGGTCAGTCGGGATGTCAGATTGCAGAAGATCTGCATCTAGCGGGTAGGCAGGTACATCTGTGTGTTGGTGGAGCACCGCGATCGCCCCGGCAATATAGAGGTAAAGATGTCGTCGAGTGGCTAGATCAGCTAGGCTACTACGACATTACTGTAGATGAACACCCGCAAAAGGAAGCCGTTCGGAAAAAGACAAATCACTATGTCACAGGGCGTGGCGGGGGTAGAGAGATCGATCTGCGGCAGTTTGCAACAGAAGGAATGCGACTCTACGGCAAACTGAAATCTATTGAGGGAACTCGGCTGACTTTAAAAGACGATCTAAAAAAGAATCTTGATCAAGCAGATGAAGTAGCCGAAAGTATTAAAAGAACCATCGATCAGTACATAGAGAAGAACAACATAGAAGCTGTGGTTGATCCTCCCTATGAACCCGTGTGGCAACCGAATGACACACCGACCTTGATCGATCTTGAAGCCGCTGGCATCAATACCGTCATTTGGGCAACCGGCTATCATATGGATTTTAGCTGGATAGAGATTCCTGCGTTTGATGGGAAAGGCTACCCGACGCATCAGCGGGGTGTAACGACAGTAGAGGGGCTGTATTTTATTGGACTGCCCTGGCTGTACACCTGGGGGTCGGGGCGTTTTTCTGGGGTAGCTCACGATGCCGAGCACCTTGCTGACTGTATCGAACACTGCATTGAGCTTAGACATCGTGGATTAAAACTCTCACAACCGGGTCGTTATGAGGCAATTAATGAAGTGGCGATTGGATCATAG